A genomic segment from Neobacillus sp. YX16 encodes:
- a CDS encoding ABC transporter ATP-binding protein: MKSVRLNHVSKMFGTAIGVENVDIDVKPGEFFTFLGPSGCGKTTTLRMIAGFYFPSKGKILFDNKDVTTLQPNKRNIGMVFQNYALFPHMTVFENIAFGLEVRKMSKAVIKEKVERAQKLVHLEKYGTRKINELSGGQQQRVALARALVIEPDILLLDEPLSNLDAKLREETRLEIKRLQVELGVTTIYVTHDQTEAMTMSDRIMVMKEGVVQQIGTPQEIYNLPTNHFVASFIGESNILEAEVVEVKADAVKVKLDDDIFVQGSMTQSANGKKLKVGESIKVSIRPETVYEGTGPNQVTGTVQFVEFTGVSINYVVKVGSNIMKVMIINKGNEILKRGDSITLHVPEKGIYLIGE; this comes from the coding sequence TTGAAAAGTGTAAGGCTTAACCACGTTAGTAAAATGTTTGGAACCGCCATTGGAGTAGAAAACGTTGATATCGATGTGAAACCGGGAGAGTTTTTTACCTTTTTAGGTCCATCAGGATGTGGAAAAACAACGACATTACGGATGATTGCGGGATTCTATTTTCCGTCAAAAGGGAAGATTCTTTTTGATAACAAGGATGTCACTACCCTGCAGCCTAATAAACGGAATATTGGAATGGTCTTTCAAAACTATGCCCTTTTTCCTCATATGACTGTCTTTGAAAATATTGCATTCGGTCTTGAAGTTCGTAAAATGTCAAAAGCGGTTATAAAAGAAAAAGTCGAACGTGCTCAAAAGCTTGTTCATCTAGAAAAATATGGGACTCGTAAAATTAATGAGCTTTCAGGTGGTCAACAACAGCGTGTTGCCTTAGCTCGAGCGTTAGTCATTGAACCAGATATTCTTCTTCTTGATGAACCGCTGTCCAACTTAGATGCGAAATTGCGTGAGGAAACGAGATTAGAGATTAAAAGACTTCAAGTTGAACTAGGTGTGACGACTATATATGTTACCCACGATCAGACAGAAGCCATGACGATGTCCGATCGAATTATGGTTATGAAGGAAGGAGTCGTACAACAAATTGGCACACCGCAAGAAATTTATAACCTACCTACAAATCATTTTGTTGCTTCCTTTATTGGAGAATCAAATATCCTTGAAGCTGAAGTCGTTGAAGTCAAAGCTGATGCCGTCAAGGTGAAATTGGATGACGACATCTTCGTTCAAGGAAGTATGACACAATCTGCAAATGGAAAAAAGCTAAAGGTAGGAGAATCTATTAAAGTTTCGATTCGTCCTGAAACGGTGTATGAGGGAACCGGTCCTAATCAGGTGACAGGCACAGTTCAATTTGTGGAATTTACCGGGGTAAGTATCAATTATGTTGTTAAAGTAGGCTCTAACATCATGAAGGTCATGATTATCAATAAAGGAAATGAAATCCTTAAGCGCGGTGATTCTATTACCCTTCACGTACCTGAAAAAGGGATCTACTTAATTGGCGAATAG
- a CDS encoding extracellular solute-binding protein, translating into MFKKKNLLVFLIAVLMLFVSACSSSSSGGEKPAKENDDGKKEETVEPSGNLVIYTARDQTIVDKVVDMFNEKYPDVQVDVLTMGAQQVLERVRGEKANPQADFWWGGTQSAFMTAANEDLLEPFKPSFDASILPEHKDSKGLWYGEMLLPEVIMYNSDMLKKDEAPQDWDDLLDSKWKDQIIIRGVLASGTMRTIYSAMIHEQGADNPEAGYEWLKKLDANTKEYAQDPTNLYLKLARQEGSISLWNLQDILIQKNQHNQPFDFVYPESGAPILVDAVGLVKDAKNLENAKLFYEFLFDPETRTTLAEDLYQIPTRTDIDKSSMPDWYQELELKALDLDWEVMAEKEAEWMQQWDENIKGKN; encoded by the coding sequence ATGTTTAAGAAGAAAAATTTATTGGTGTTCTTGATAGCTGTACTGATGCTTTTCGTGTCAGCCTGTTCGAGCAGTTCCTCTGGTGGGGAAAAACCAGCGAAAGAAAATGATGATGGAAAAAAAGAAGAAACAGTTGAACCTAGTGGTAACCTTGTTATTTATACTGCCCGTGACCAAACGATTGTCGACAAAGTTGTTGATATGTTCAACGAAAAATACCCTGATGTTCAGGTAGATGTATTAACCATGGGAGCACAGCAAGTTCTTGAACGTGTTCGTGGAGAAAAGGCCAATCCTCAAGCTGACTTTTGGTGGGGTGGAACACAATCTGCATTTATGACAGCAGCAAATGAAGATTTGTTAGAACCCTTCAAACCAAGCTTTGATGCAAGTATTTTACCAGAACATAAGGATTCAAAAGGCCTTTGGTATGGAGAAATGCTGCTGCCAGAAGTAATCATGTACAACTCTGACATGCTTAAGAAAGACGAAGCTCCACAGGATTGGGATGATTTACTTGATTCTAAATGGAAAGACCAAATCATCATTCGTGGTGTATTAGCATCAGGAACAATGAGGACCATCTACTCTGCTATGATTCATGAACAAGGTGCAGATAACCCTGAAGCGGGCTATGAGTGGCTTAAAAAGCTTGATGCCAATACAAAAGAATATGCACAAGATCCAACAAACCTATACTTAAAGCTTGCTCGTCAAGAAGGTTCTATTTCTCTTTGGAATCTACAAGATATTCTAATCCAAAAAAATCAGCACAACCAACCATTTGATTTCGTGTATCCAGAAAGTGGAGCACCAATTTTAGTTGATGCTGTTGGTCTTGTCAAAGATGCGAAAAACCTAGAAAACGCAAAATTATTCTATGAATTCTTGTTTGATCCAGAAACTCGTACAACATTAGCTGAAGATTTATACCAAATTCCTACTCGTACAGACATCGACAAATCCTCTATGCCGGATTGGTACCAAGAGCTTGAATTGAAGGCATTAGATCTTGACTGGGAAGTAATGGCTGAAAAAGAAGCTGAGTGGATGCAGCAGTGGGATGAAAATATTAAAGGGAAAAATTAA
- a CDS encoding ROK family transcriptional regulator yields the protein MNNKKIVLQCIKNHQPISRAEIAEKVLFSKPTVSLLVDELVRENWVHEKGIGESSSQGGRRPIHLYFNEKAAYVIGVDIGGTKVKTVISDLGGTIICASSFHTRKHLENGLFKQIQKEVQEMILRNQLDKGLILGMGVGVPGITETKTGVVIEAPSLKWVRYPFLIEAERFFSFPVYVDNDVNIAVLGEQWLGRAKNKENVLFISVGTGIGSGIIIHNQLYRGSSYASGELGYMVTDKNDMKNEFKPIFHRYGYLESVAGGKAIGRKFTQLVQQNKSHPLCKEATETELTGEQAFLFAIAGDVTALSVVENAIEHLAYGIVNAASLLNPEVIILDGGVMKSADFILPRLQKIVHQYLPSSVEIYRSQLGENAGVLGAVSLFLREYDSILNEV from the coding sequence ATGAATAATAAAAAAATTGTACTGCAATGTATAAAAAATCATCAACCTATTTCTAGAGCAGAAATCGCGGAAAAGGTCCTTTTTAGTAAGCCAACCGTTTCCTTACTGGTCGATGAATTAGTTAGAGAGAATTGGGTTCATGAAAAAGGTATCGGAGAATCCTCTTCACAGGGTGGCAGGAGACCTATTCATCTTTATTTTAATGAAAAGGCAGCCTATGTTATCGGGGTGGATATCGGTGGCACCAAAGTAAAAACCGTCATTTCTGATCTTGGGGGAACGATTATTTGTGCAAGCAGCTTTCATACTAGGAAACATTTAGAAAATGGGTTATTTAAACAAATTCAAAAAGAAGTACAAGAGATGATTCTAAGGAATCAGTTGGATAAAGGTTTGATTCTCGGCATGGGAGTAGGAGTACCAGGTATCACTGAAACGAAAACGGGGGTTGTTATTGAAGCTCCAAGCTTAAAATGGGTTCGTTATCCGTTTTTAATAGAAGCTGAACGATTCTTTTCCTTCCCTGTATATGTTGATAATGATGTCAATATAGCCGTTCTTGGCGAACAATGGTTAGGCAGGGCTAAAAATAAAGAGAATGTACTGTTTATTTCTGTGGGAACAGGGATCGGCAGTGGAATTATTATTCATAATCAGCTATATCGAGGATCCTCTTATGCGTCTGGAGAGCTAGGATATATGGTTACAGATAAAAATGATATGAAAAATGAGTTCAAACCTATCTTTCATCGATATGGTTACCTCGAAAGTGTTGCAGGTGGAAAAGCGATTGGAAGAAAATTCACACAGCTTGTCCAGCAAAACAAGAGTCATCCTTTATGTAAAGAAGCGACAGAAACGGAGTTGACGGGTGAGCAGGCTTTCTTATTTGCGATAGCAGGAGATGTAACCGCTCTTTCTGTTGTGGAAAACGCCATTGAACATTTAGCCTATGGAATCGTCAATGCTGCTTCTCTATTAAATCCAGAAGTTATTATTCTTGATGGAGGAGTGATGAAATCAGCTGATTTCATTCTTCCAAGATTACAAAAAATTGTTCATCAATACCTGCCTAGTTCGGTAGAAATATATCGTTCACAATTAGGGGAAAATGCAGGAGTTTTAGGAGCTGTTTCATTGTTCCTGCGGGAATACGATAGCATCTTAAATGAGGTTTAA
- a CDS encoding NEW3 domain-containing protein, with amino-acid sequence MRKLFCLLMSILLLASLLPPISLAQEQSEADVELWNVVKPLDTTVTFLNTGAHPDDERSDLLAYLSRGLGVKTASLIANRGEGGQNAIGNELGNALGIIRSNEMIEAAKVNGVKAYHLSETTSDAIYDFGFSKSPDETLEKWGEEVTYERLIKFIRTYQPDIVMPSFENVDSQHGHHRLMAVLSEKAFKDAADPNVFPEQLENGLEPWQIKKFYLPANAGTATTSIEIGDFDPIYGMSYPQLGEASRYLHKSQGMGNDIPVAPRLSHQKLIKSAVQTDSNDLFAGIPYDFHAWADIIPAANISEQLDTLQNQLEGIIKLYPDREAILPESQKALGAVQKLIASTNSAKLDASVKNDLLHKLELKAEQLQQVSFVSSSLAVDMEISSYVLTQGEKTQVAVKVTNEGKEKIQHIEAALLTPNNWKHEGVNQVKHLKPGESKTVTFNVTVPSDAEYYQPYGDAVIEAQLTFKENGVKTTSVIDLDNTVSVLPELGVTPDPVNITVNTADVQDEIPVTVRVKNYANSSKNAAVSLNLPEGWTSEPAAANVNFTKRFEEKEVSFTLVPPSTVDDGNFTIAAIAEADGKTFDTTVQEIKYDHINDSYFMYSSNINGVAFELLKPDNLKVGYIDSGFDTIADSLQNAGFDITKITPEDLAAGNLSQYDTIVAGIRSTLGRPDVLQNNTRLIEYVENGGHLVMQYVTSGDPWNRGAFTPPYPLEIGSPSIRVRVTDENAKVTVTQPEHELFNQPNKINDTDWDGWVQERALYFPTAWDANYQTFVSMADPGEEPFNSGILMAEYGEGTFLYTNLVFYRQINAQVPGGYRIFTNLISYGSNN; translated from the coding sequence TTGAGAAAACTTTTCTGTTTATTAATGTCCATTCTATTACTTGCTTCCCTACTACCTCCAATTAGTCTTGCACAAGAACAAAGTGAAGCTGATGTTGAGCTTTGGAATGTTGTTAAACCTCTAGATACTACCGTTACTTTCTTAAACACAGGAGCACATCCCGACGATGAACGCAGTGATTTACTTGCCTATTTATCACGTGGATTAGGAGTTAAAACAGCTAGTTTAATTGCTAACCGTGGTGAAGGTGGTCAAAATGCCATTGGGAATGAATTAGGAAATGCCCTTGGAATTATTCGCTCCAATGAAATGATTGAAGCAGCCAAGGTAAATGGTGTTAAAGCCTATCATTTAAGTGAAACAACATCCGATGCGATCTATGATTTTGGTTTTTCAAAGTCACCAGATGAAACCCTTGAAAAGTGGGGAGAAGAAGTTACGTACGAACGTCTCATCAAATTTATTAGAACGTATCAGCCAGATATTGTGATGCCTTCTTTCGAAAATGTTGACAGCCAACATGGACACCATCGATTGATGGCTGTATTATCAGAAAAAGCATTTAAAGATGCTGCTGATCCGAACGTATTCCCTGAACAATTGGAAAATGGATTAGAGCCTTGGCAAATCAAAAAGTTTTATTTACCGGCTAATGCTGGAACTGCCACAACATCAATTGAAATTGGTGACTTTGATCCTATCTACGGAATGAGTTACCCACAGCTTGGTGAAGCATCTAGGTATCTGCACAAGAGCCAAGGTATGGGAAATGATATTCCCGTTGCTCCAAGACTATCCCATCAAAAATTAATTAAATCAGCCGTTCAAACAGATTCAAATGATTTATTTGCTGGAATTCCTTATGACTTCCATGCATGGGCAGATATCATTCCTGCTGCGAACATAAGCGAGCAGTTGGATACATTACAAAACCAATTAGAAGGTATTATTAAGCTGTATCCAGACCGTGAAGCGATTTTACCTGAATCCCAAAAGGCTTTAGGGGCTGTACAAAAATTAATTGCTAGTACAAACTCAGCGAAATTGGATGCTAGTGTTAAAAACGACTTGCTCCACAAGCTCGAACTAAAAGCAGAACAGCTGCAACAGGTAAGTTTCGTTTCTTCCAGCCTTGCTGTTGATATGGAAATCAGTTCTTATGTATTGACTCAAGGTGAAAAAACTCAAGTGGCTGTTAAGGTTACAAATGAAGGAAAGGAAAAAATCCAACATATTGAAGCAGCTTTACTTACTCCTAATAATTGGAAACATGAAGGTGTAAATCAAGTAAAGCACCTAAAGCCAGGTGAATCCAAAACTGTTACCTTTAATGTCACGGTTCCTTCTGATGCAGAATATTACCAACCTTATGGAGATGCTGTCATCGAGGCACAACTAACATTTAAGGAAAACGGTGTAAAAACAACTTCTGTCATCGACTTAGACAATACAGTGAGTGTACTCCCTGAATTAGGAGTTACACCGGACCCAGTGAATATCACAGTTAACACTGCGGATGTTCAAGATGAAATTCCGGTCACTGTTCGAGTGAAAAACTATGCGAATAGCTCTAAAAACGCTGCGGTTTCTTTAAATCTTCCTGAAGGCTGGACGAGTGAACCAGCAGCGGCAAATGTGAACTTTACTAAAAGATTTGAAGAAAAAGAAGTGTCGTTCACGCTAGTTCCTCCTTCTACAGTTGATGATGGTAATTTCACCATCGCAGCGATTGCAGAAGCAGATGGTAAGACATTTGATACTACCGTACAAGAAATTAAATATGATCACATTAATGACTCTTACTTTATGTATTCATCTAACATAAATGGTGTGGCATTTGAGTTATTAAAGCCAGACAATCTGAAGGTTGGGTATATTGACAGCGGCTTTGATACGATTGCGGATTCATTACAAAATGCTGGATTTGATATTACGAAGATAACACCTGAAGATTTAGCAGCTGGTAATCTTTCACAATATGATACAATTGTCGCTGGTATCAGGTCGACACTTGGAAGGCCAGACGTATTGCAGAATAATACACGTTTAATTGAATATGTGGAAAACGGTGGACATTTAGTCATGCAGTATGTTACTTCTGGGGATCCATGGAATAGAGGTGCATTCACACCACCATATCCATTAGAAATAGGATCACCTTCCATTCGTGTCCGTGTAACAGACGAAAACGCTAAGGTTACAGTCACTCAACCGGAACATGAACTATTTAACCAACCAAATAAGATTAACGATACTGACTGGGATGGATGGGTACAAGAACGAGCTCTGTACTTCCCAACTGCCTGGGATGCTAACTATCAAACATTTGTCTCCATGGCAGACCCTGGCGAGGAACCTTTCAACAGTGGAATCCTAATGGCGGAATACGGTGAAGGAACCTTCTTATACACTAACCTCGTATTCTACCGTCAAATTAATGCCCAGGTTCCAGGTGGATATCGAATTTTCACGAATTTAATCAGCTACGGTTCAAATAACTAG
- a CDS encoding RraA family protein: MKVVGTATTLSLKPSDNVSLHDAIYSAKEGYVLVIDGKGETSHAYLGELLTRAAKAVGLKEIVIDGAVRDKEELGTLGFPVFAKGFVPNGPLKLGGGEINITITCGDLTVNPGDLVVGDADSVTIVPRQQIEEVFLKVEKKVEYEKYRILEFTLYEEKRKRGETQEQLKRK; the protein is encoded by the coding sequence ATGAAAGTAGTCGGGACTGCTACCACATTATCCCTTAAGCCTAGTGATAACGTTTCTTTACACGATGCTATTTACTCCGCAAAGGAAGGGTATGTACTCGTCATAGACGGAAAAGGTGAAACCTCACACGCTTATTTGGGAGAACTATTAACAAGAGCAGCTAAAGCCGTTGGTTTGAAAGAAATTGTGATTGATGGGGCTGTCAGGGATAAGGAAGAGCTAGGCACATTAGGCTTTCCTGTTTTTGCAAAGGGATTTGTTCCGAATGGTCCATTGAAACTTGGCGGCGGAGAAATAAATATAACGATAACCTGTGGAGACCTCACCGTTAACCCAGGAGATTTGGTAGTAGGCGATGCAGACAGTGTCACGATTGTTCCAAGACAACAAATAGAAGAAGTATTTCTTAAGGTTGAAAAAAAGGTAGAATATGAGAAATATAGAATTCTGGAATTTACATTGTATGAAGAAAAAAGAAAGCGTGGAGAAACTCAAGAGCAACTTAAAAGGAAATAA